The following proteins are co-located in the Vigna angularis cultivar LongXiaoDou No.4 chromosome 2, ASM1680809v1, whole genome shotgun sequence genome:
- the LOC108322443 gene encoding E3 ubiquitin-protein ligase UPL7 isoform X4 yields MEIPEVPHTLDFNYAAEQYILYLLTIPWLVQHLPLVLLPALKHKSILFPCFQTLLILKEKVLMEMSEFVKSEIAVSFKAIPPVGWALANIICLATVNENESFNQGLDHGLYVHVVITLSEALLSCLDNIGWVKKKKKVLQNDESSTHPVDAVQHEGEATNESLILSYMDQFRPVCQQWHLKILLASINRDSINKAETVPSSSLECLGNLELCDVALFYSNVLRIFSVLSPIRGSLSVLNMLSFTPEFLVRLWSVLESSFFSGDKHNFDNYISENSKHKAFEKMQKQVSKDGPNKWVNVLHKFAGRSRAATDCTDFNSSHTEPSRPNDDSSDIWDIEPMRNGPQGIPKDMFAMLHLFCATYSHLLLVLDDIEFYEKQVPFQIEQQRKIASMLNTLVYNGLSHVGGHHNKSLMDCAIRCLHLLYERDCRHPFCPPALWLSPARKSRPPIAVAARTHEVLAANLIHDDYSSASLSVGSVVTIVPHVFPFEERVEIFREFIKMDKASRKMAGEISEPGSRAIEIVIRRGHIVEDGFRQLNSLGSRLKSSIHVSFVSECGLLEAGLDYGGLSKEFLTDLSKAAFAPEYGLFSQTSTSDRLLIPTASARYLENGLQMIEFLGRVVGKALYEGILLDYSFSHVFVQKLLGRYSFLDELSTLDPELYRNLMYVKNYDGDVTELCLDFTVTEESLGKRYVVELKSGGKDISVTNENKMQYMHAMADYKLNQQMLPFSNAFYRGLTDLISPSWLKLFNASEFNQLLSGGNYDIDVDDLKNNTRYTGGYNEGSRTIKIFWEVIKGFEPQERCMLLKFVTSCSRAPLLGFKYLQPPLTIHKVACDVPLWATIGGQDVDRLPSASTCYNTLKLPTYKRPGTLRAKLLYAISSNAGFELS; encoded by the exons atgGAGATACCAG AAGTGCCTCATACGCTGGATTTCAACTATGCTGCTGAGCAGTATATTCTTTATCTGCTGACTATACCTTGGCTAGTGCAACATCTCCCCCTTGTTCTTCTACCAGCTTTAAAGCACAAATCTATTTTGTTTCCATGCTTCCAGACTCTATTG attttgaaagagaaagttTTGATGGAGATGTCAGAGTTCGTCAAATCAGAGATTGCTGTCTCTTTCAAGGCTATTCCACCAGTTGGTTGGGCCCTTGCTAACATTATCTGCTTAGCAACAGTGAATGAGAATGAATCCTTCAATCAAGGTTTAGACCACGGATTGTATGTCCATGTTGTTATTACTCTATCAGAAGCTCTGCTGTCTTGTCTTGATAATATTGGATGggtcaaaaagaaaaagaaagtccTTCAAAATGACGAAAGTTCAACACACCCAGTTGATGCAGTTCAGCATGAGGGTGAAGCGACCAATGAATCCTTAATATTGTCATACATGGATCAATTTAGGCCTGTTTGTCAGCAGTGGCATCTTAAAATTCTTTTGGCATCAATTAATAGAGATTCCATAAACAAGGCTGAGACTGTGCCATCAAGTAGCCTGGAATGTCTGGGAAATCTAGAATTGTGTGATGTTGCTCTTTTTTATTCTAATGTACTTAGAATATTTTCAGTCTTGAGTCCAATTCGTGGCTCATTATCAGTTCTCAACATGCTATCATTCACTCCTGAATTTCTTGTGAGATTGTGGAGTGTACTGGAGAGTTCCTTTTTTTCAGGAGACAAacataattttgataattacaTAAGTGAAAACAGCAAACATAAAGCCTTTGAGAAGATGCAAAAACAAGTCAGTAAAGATGGGCCTAATAAGTGGGTCAATGTACTTCATAAATTTGCAGGTAGGTCACGAGCAGCAACAGATTGCACTGACTTTAATAGCAGTCACACTGAGCCTAGCAGACCAAATGACGATTCATCAGATATATGGGACATAGAACCTATGAGGAATGGGCCGCAAGGCATTCCAAAGGATATGTTTGCTATGCTTCATCTTTTTTGTGCGACCTATTCTCACCTGCTTTTAGTTCTTGATGACATAGAGTTCTATGAGAAACAG GTTCCATTCCAAATAGAGCAGCAAAGAAAAATTGCATCTATGCTCAATACATTGGTTTATAATGGCTTGTCCCATGTTGGTGGTCATCATAATAAGTCCCTAATGGATTGTGCTATCAGATGCTTACATTTACTGTATGAAAGGGATTGCAGGCACCCATTTTGTCCTCCTGCTTTGTGGCTTTCTCCTGCTAGAAAAAGTCGGCCACCAATTGCTGTAGCTGCCAGAACTCATGAAGTTTTAGCAGCCAACCTGATACATGATGATTATTCATCAGCTTCACTGAGTGTTGGTTCTGTTGTCACTATTGTTCCTCACGTTTTCCCTTTTGAGGAGAG AGTTGAGATATTTCGTGAATTCATCAAGATGGATAAAGCATCTCGAAAAATGGCCGGTGAAATTTCTGAACCTGGTTCACGAGCCATTGAGATAGTAATACGTCGGGGTCATATTGTTGAAGATGGATTTCGGCAATTAAATTCCCTTGGGTCAAGGTTGAAGTCATCCATCCATGTATCATTTGTTAGTGAATGTGGTCTTCTTGAGGCTGGCCTAGACTATGGTGGGTTATCTAAAGAGTTTCTGACTGACTTATCAAAAGCAGCATTTGCTCCTGA ATATGGACTGTTTTCCCAAACCTCAACTTCAGACAGGCTTCTAATTCCAACTGCTTCTGCCAGATATTTGGAGAATGGTCTTCAGATGATTGAATTCCTTGGACGAGTAGTCGGGAAAGCTCTATATGAAGGAATATTACTTGATTACTCTTTCTCCCATGTTTTTGTACAAAAGCTTTTGGGACGATATAGTTTTCTTGATGAATTATCAACACTTGATCCAGAGCTATACAGGAATCTTATGTATGTCAAG AATTATGACGGTGATGTCACGGAGCTCTGTCTTGATTTCACAGTTACTGAAGAATCATTGGGCAAAAGGTATGTGGTTGAACTTAAGTCTGGTGGCAAAGATATTTCTGTAACGAACGAGAACAAGATGCAATACATGCATGCAATGGCAGACTACAAACTCAACCAACAG ATGTTGCCCTTTTCAAATGCGTTTTATAGAGGGTTAACTGATCTTATATCTCCATCCTGGTTGAAGTTATTCAATGCTAGTGAGTTTAATCAG TTGCTTTCAGGTGGCAATTATGATATTGATGTTGatgatttgaaaaataacaCTCGATATACTGGTGGTTACAATGAGGGAAGCCGGACAATCAAGATATTTTGGGAG GTAATTAAAGGATTTGAACCTCAAGAGCGTTGTATGCTTCTTAAATTTGTCACCAGTTGTTCTCGTGCTCCATTACTTGGGTTCAAATACTTGCAGCCACCACTAACCATCCACAAG GTTGCTTGTGATGTTCCTCTTTGGGCAACAATTGGAGGACAGGATGTAGATCGGCTTCCATCAGCTTCAACCTGCTACAATACGCTTAAG CTTCCGACATACAAACGTCCAGGAACCTTGAGAGCAAAGCTTCTATATGCTATAAGTTCAAATGCCGGATTTGAACTTTCTTGA